The following are encoded together in the Heliangelus exortis chromosome 15, bHelExo1.hap1, whole genome shotgun sequence genome:
- the LOC139802901 gene encoding SLC35A4 upstream open reading frame protein, with translation MSDGKDPLPKLKDLAFLKDQLESLQRRVEDEVQAGVGQDGSLLASPFLKGFLAGYVVAKLRFSAVLGFLVGTCTGVYAAQNYNVPNVEKTLRDYLNSLKKGRD, from the exons ATGTCGGACGGGAAG gacCCGCTGCCCAAGCTGAAGGACCTGGCCTTCCTGAAGGACCAGCTGGAGAGCCTGCAGCGCAGGGTGGAGGACGAGGTGCAGGCGGGCGTGGGGCAG GATGGCTCTCTGCTGGCTTCGCCGTTCCTCAAGGGCTTCCTGGCCGGCTACGTGGTAGCCAAACTGCGGTTCTCGGCCGTGCTGGGGTTCCTGGTCGGTACCTGCACCGGCGTGTACGCTGCTCAGAACTACAACGTCCCCAACGTTGAGAAAACCCTGCGGGACTACCTCAATTCCCTGAAAAAAGGTCGGGATTAG
- the SLC35A4 gene encoding probable UDP-sugar transporter protein SLC35A4 produces the protein MVIFGNAAGSAKRVLRRGLWGLMLLLSVAIYGSHAPLLTLCKVDGVIPFSSTSVVVLVELTKLVFSLLFLLTWDRELLGAAVSWHHVVPFALSALLYAANNNLVVHMQLFMDPSTYQVLSNLKIVSTALLYSLFLRQRLSLHKWVALFLLVAAGVSYSSGGLQDPGSPSKMQMHITPVGFLLLLVYCLISGLSAVYTEAILKTQALPLSLQNLFLYFFGVLLNLLGYFWSSAERGFLEGFSSWVLLIVVSQALNGLIMSVVMKHSSNITRLFVISCSLLVNALLSVTLFNLQLTLLFFVAASCIGLAVHLYYGVRELCKTSKRPPEEECPKRGGVPSP, from the exons ATGGTGATTTTTGGTaatgctgctggctctgcaaaGCGGGtgctgaggagggggctgtggggactgATGCTGCTCCTGTCTGTGGCCATTTATGGCTCCCACGCTCCCCTCCTGACTCTCTGCAAGGTGGATGGTGTGATCCCCTTCAGCTCCACCTCCGTGGTGGTTCTGGTGGAGCTGACAAAACTGGTGTTTTCCCTCCTGTTCCTGCTGACCTgggacagggagctgctgggagctgctgtctcGTGGCACCACGTTGTCCCCTTCGCCCTCTCTGCCCTCCTCTATGCTGCCAACAACAACCTGGTGGTTCACATGCAGCTCTTCATGGATCCCAGCACCTACCAGGTCCTCAGCAACCTGAAGATTGTGAGCACTGCACTCCTCTACAGCCTCTTCCTACGCCAAAGACTCAGCCTGCACAAATGGGTGGCTCTCTTCCTGCTGGTGGCTGCCGGGGTGAGTTACAGCTCTGGTGGCCTGCAGGACCCTGGCAGCCCCTCCAAGATGCAGATGCACATCACCCCAGTGGGCTTCTTGCTGCTCCTGGTGTACTGCCTGATATCAGGCTTGTCTGCTGTCTACACAGAAGCCATCCTGAAAACCCAAGCACTGCCTCTCAGCCTTCAGAACCTTTTCCTTTACTTCTTCGGGGTCCTGCTCAACCTGCTGGGTTACTTCTGGAGCAGTGCAGAGAGAGGCTTCCTGGAGGGCTTTtcctcctgggtgctgctgatcGTGGTCAGCCAGGCCTTGAATGGCTTGATCATGTCTGTGGTGATGAAGCACAGCAGTAACATCACCAGGCTCTTTGTCAtctcctgctctctcctggTCAATGCCCTCCTCTCTGTCACCCTCTTCAACCTGCAGCTCACCCTCCTCTTCTTCGTGGCTGCCTCCTGCATTGGCCTGGCTGTTCACCTCTACTATGGGGTCAG ggagctgtgcaAGACAAGCAAAAGGCCCCCAGAGGAGGAGTGCCCCAAGCGTGGGGGGGTTCCTTCTCCCTGA